From the genome of Candidatus Competibacteraceae bacterium:
ACTCCGGTGATGGTCCCTGGGCTGGCGGCGAAAAGGATCAAAGGCGTGAGCGATGGCTCCGAGTTCGCATGCGCAACAGTTGAGGTCGATGCGGCCGACTGACTGCTGAGCATGGAGAATCCCATCCAAGCCAGCACACCGCCGCCCGCCACCATGAAGGCGTCCAGAGATACGCCGAACAAATGCAACAACTGGGTCCCCACGAGGGCGGTACCCACCAGAATTACCAGTATGGCCAGCCCCGCCTTCGTGGCGTCGATCAACTGCCCGCCAAGAGAACGCCCCGCCTCCGCTTGCACGAATATCATCGCACAGATCGCGGGGTTCACCAGGGACAGCACCGTCACGATGGCCTGAAGTTGTTCTTTCAACTGTATTTATCCTCGTGTTGGAAGATTGAGGCCAAGTTGCGCGGTCCTCACCCTCCGCCCCATTCTTGCGTGGCAAGACAGCGGGGCTTACCGATCAGGGTCAACCGTGCATGGGGGCTCGCGGGAGATGCTCGATGTTGTACTGGTGATCAGCACCGCTGGTTTCGGCGCGATCTTTCACACCGTTCCGGACCAGATGCGGGCTTCGGCCCGTGAAGCAGCGATAGATAAACTCGATTCCGGCCGACAGCAGAATCATACCCACCAAGATCCACGGATGGTTGCGGGTCGCTGGATTTTCGTCTACCTCGACACACAGCACGATCAGGGCGATGGCCGTACTCAGTGCCGCCAGTCCGGATATCCAGGAACGACTCCCGGTATCACGAGCCAGCCGTAGGTTGGCGATATTGACCGCTATGAAGAGTAGCAGGAAACCGGCGCTGCCCATGGTCGCTATTGCCTCCAGCGGTACCAAGTTGGCGATGACGAGGGCAACGGCCGCCGTAATCAGCGCGCCTTCGAAATGTTGGCCACGAAACGACTGCTCGAGTTCTGTGGGTAGAAAGGTGGCTTGCAGCGGCTTGATCTCAGTGCCAGCGTGACCGACCGTGCTCGAATGACGGCGGCTTCCCTGCCGCCAATGTTTGCTTAATTGCCGGTTACGCCTTCCCACTCCTCCTTGGTCATGGGAGAGTCGTAGGGCTTATTCTTGTCTTTTTCATGGGCCGCGCTGAAAAAACTCTTCATGGAATCCTCGACGGTGGCCGAGTTTCCTTTCGTCACCGCGGCGACCGTGCCCGGATGCGCTTTCGCTTCATCCATGCTGACCATGCCGTCCTGGTTGGCATCGACTTCCTCAAAAGGAGGAAAGCTCTCATTGTTCCATTGCGCCATGGCAATACCGGACCCCATCAATAAAGCCAAGCCACTCGCGGCAATAAAAGACTTCTTCATATTGTCTCTCCTAAGTAAATGTTGCCATCTTAAAAACCACGTCGGCCTGTTTCACCAAGCGTTTTGACAGGCTGAACGATTTTGCTAGCAATGCTACTATAGCATCTCTCCCTTTAAAAAAAGAGGGCTCCGCGGTTCAAGCACTGTTGGGAAACGGCAGGTATACTAGCGGTAAAACGCCCGACGGTATGACCGGCGCGCGACACCAGCGTAGGACGGCGGGGGCAGCGGCATGCCAATGATATCGATGAACAGCGAGACCGATCCGCCCTTGGCGGGCATCTCACCCTCCAGCACTCGCACGTTGTAGCTCAGCTCGTCGCCTTTCAGTACCGGGTCACGCAGTTCTATTACTGCATCGTTAACCTTATTTTCATGGATGACCGACAGGGTGGCGTTGGACGGATCGGACAGGGATATTCAGCATTCACGGCGTCATCCCACCACCCGCACCGGCGCACCACTCAAAAATCCGGCGATATTCTCCGCCAGTTGCCCGACCAGCCGCTGGCGCGATTCGCGGCTACCCCAGGCGCAGTGCGGAGTGACGATTAGAT
Proteins encoded in this window:
- a CDS encoding MarC family protein; the encoded protein is MKEQLQAIVTVLSLVNPAICAMIFVQAEAGRSLGGQLIDATKAGLAILVILVGTALVGTQLLHLFGVSLDAFMVAGGGVLAWMGFSMLSSQSAASTSTVAHANSEPSLTPLILFAASPGTITGVITLSAAHTQLKPPVTALVAIAVAVMATWLVMLLFARFSGKQDGGGFIRDTMTRLMGLIVLSMGVQFALTGFHAFTI